CAAAGCTAAGCCAACCCGCTATAACATCATATTTTCAGCACAGTATCGACCTCTTCTTGTATCTATCTGGTAAAAAAGGAACTAAGGTATCGAAATGGACTAATCCTTTAAATGTAAGTGTTAGGCAATGAAATTGAAGAATGGAATTGAATAAGAAGACAATATAGTGCCACAAGATAATCCTAACTAGCAAGGAGATAAGACTAGAACAGTTATAGTGTGCTTAGTTTAACACAGCAGACCCAACAAAGTAACAAAGTAGACAGGTTAGCTTCTTACAGGCTGTCAGAGTGCCAGGGAGTTGAGTCATCAGGGATTCTGTGACAGGACAGGTGTCAAAATTTGTTTCCTCTTGAAAATGGGTTTTGCATTGCAGCACCTCCACTTTGATTTCACACCATGAAAGGAAGTGATAACAGTCTTGGGGGGGTGCCTTTCATAAAGCATTGTTTTTCTAACCCTTTCCAAAGCTCTCTGTTGGACTATAAGGTTGTGAAGTAGTTTTAACTGATCGTGTTTcctgattttttatttaaattacccgatttgtttttaatatcacagtAAACAGGACATAGACATGAAAGAGTAGTCATACCAACCTACTGGCAACTGGGGTTTAATAAAAACTAAGATTAAAGTAACATTTTCCTTCACAATAGAAACATGCTGCCAAGGAAACACTGATTTTGgcacttgtgttttcatttaaaaaagaaaagttgatcTGCAAGCTGCAGCTGTCAGTATAAAATGAGtaatgtttcacatttcaccAGTTTCTCACAGTTGAAGCTGTTGATACTTTACTCAGATTTAATATGTGTGCGCAAACTGTCTGTTTGGACAATAGTTATAGTTTAACAGTAGCTATCCCTAAGGTAATTTATGTATTACACGTTGTCTTTAATGCACTGTTTGTCAACTGTATCACAAAGCTGTCAGTGCAACAGTGCCTCTGTGCATTCTCTGTCAGTTCATCACCACAATAGCTTAGGTTCCTGTTCTACCTTATGCCCCATGTAATAATGCGTGTACATAGACAGGCACACATCAAGGCACATGTATTTTttcatcacttcctctcctcccaaCAGACCAGGGTTCTGTACTCTTGCTGCTAAACTGACCAGCTGTGAAGAacaatggacagacagacagacagatatgcAATCAAGCGGGCGACAGCAGATAACTGGCTCTCTAGCAAGTGAAATGACCTCCACCAAGAATAATGAAGGATAGATGGCCATTTGATTGCACGTTGGCCACTTTGCTCGAACAGGCCAGTTAACAGCAAGCATTATAACATTAATATTTCTCATTTTGGCCCTAAGGAAAAACAATAGCTTCCGCTGACTGCCTGTTGAATTCGAGGAAATGGCACAGAATCTGATACAGACAGACCAGTGCCTCACTGAATAATGTGTGGACTGTGGGTCAGTGTAACTGTGATGTCTTCCTAAAGGTCAAGAACACTGACCTCTGCTTTGAATCCAACCATATGTCAACAGAAGGAAATGCTGTGGTGTTGTGAACCATGAAAAGCACTGATCCAGATAGAGGAAGGATATTTCAGTACATCTACAacctttgtttgtcttttatttttaaagaaatatgtAAAGGATGACATCATTTACCATTCTAATCACCATCATCGACGGGTTATCATTAACATAGTAGCATAATACTGACTTCAAGGGTTTAGATGGATGTTTGTAATCAGTGGCATAGAACTGGGGAGGAAAGGGGGCTGAGTATGCTGTGCCCTAATGGGAAGAGAGCccacagagacataaaaagGAACAGTTATGGCTTTGAGGAGGGGCCCATAGAAAATGCCGGGCCCAGAATTTTGTGCTACACCCTTGCTTGCATGGGAGAATGTATTATACAATGAgtattttcagtgattttagTACTTTTTACAAGCTATTAACTAAGCCATTTCACTGTTGTATAtcattcttattattattgctattatttaAAGTTTGGTAATTCTGCAGTAATTCATCGGGTAGGAAAGCACCCCATCATGTCTATGTGTTGTATTTATTCAGTGTTTAGTGATTACAGCCAGGCAAGTTTGCTAACTTGTGGCTTTTATCCCACTCCCAACCCTTAAAAAGACAGTTTCATACATACCTTTTTCTTTGATGCCTCTGACTTTTTGGACATATTTCTCAGCTTTTTGTGCAGATGATTTAAAACCTACAAGTaagcaaagagaagaaacaTATGTTTTAATAGTCCAGTCATTTTCAGAATTATGGACCCATGCAAGAACCCATGACCTATGTGGACATCTTTCCTTACCTTTGCATAACAGAAGGTAATCAGCAGCAGGGGCAACACAtaaccaaaaataaatgtgcaaacgacatagatttttttctggttttgatCTGGCCAAACCTCCCAGCAAAAAGTGTGATTCTCTCCTCTGTGAAAAATGTTCTGGTAATACATGATAGGCGCAGCCATGGCCAGAGAGAGTATCCAAATCACCACCACTCCGATCAAAGCATGCTTGGCCACCCGGATAGAGGAGGACTTTCTGGAATGCACGATTGCAATGTATCGGTCCACGGACATGGCAGACAGTGTGAAGATGCTCACCAGCATGGACACAGTAAAGAAATAGTGGATAAATTTGCATATGAAGGCGCCCAAGACCCACGTCGGCATCATGTAGATAGTGGACTGAAAAGGGATGCAGAAGAGCAGGTACGAGAGGTCTGCTATGCTGAGGTTGAGGATGAATATATTGGTGGTGCTCCGTGGTTTCCCGGGTTTGCTCCGGGCCAGCACGGTGATCACCATGGAGTTGCCCAGCACACCGAGTGTAAAGATGAGCCCGAAAACCAGCAGCGTAATGAAATTATCCGTGCCGATCCCGAATAAAAGTTTCTGATCCTCTTCCTCAGCATTGCTGAGGTTCCACGGCTCTTCCAGGAGCCAGACGGGCTCTGATaagttcatgttttctttttttccaccttaAGATGTACTCGAAACTTTACCTAAATGGCCCAGGAGAAGTCTGTGtcccgctgctgctgcttcatgaCAGTTTTAAGAGCAGGAGTGATTGGTCCGGCGCGTCTTCTCGAtgctgtttttactttcttatGGTCTATCTTTACCTCAGGATTTCGGTAAATCACCAGGTTTATCCTTACCTCACATTAGCAATACGTGTAAATGAATCTTCCGAGGCTAGttctctgtgcagctttcatCAGTGTTGCCGCTGCGCGTCTTGGACTCTGTCCTTGTGCGCACCTGATGTGCCTGCGCACCGACTGCTCTGATCCACTCTGCTGCCTTTTTCTCTGCGTCTGGAATTTTTCTCTCGCGTTATATCAGGGGTTGGGCTGTGCAATTCACGTCAGCACTCAGTATAACACCTCCCAAaaatgctaaaagaaaaaaaaaatatttatctgGATACGTTTTGTCCTCCGCGTTTCTGAAACCACTCCTCTTGGCTACAATTTGAATGCCGGGGCCAATGTCATTTTCCTAGTCAGACACAATTAGTTTTGACACAGTGTGGCTCGTAAGCAATTTCCCGTCTGGACTGAAAAACTGCAGTATAGTACAAAACAGTCTTACTCGGCTGTCTTGCCATGAATACCTTCATTACGTTCCATCCTCTTTTCTTTAGAGGAAATAAGCTTCCTGAAAATACCAAAAAGTTGCCACTTTTGTTCCCTGTCCGTGTTATTTCAGCAAtcgtgtgaatgtgaatgtacATGCAGCAAGGACTTACAGTGTCCTGTCTCTGAGAGTGCATTTCTACTCCCAGTGCATCTTCTGATCAGCATGAAAgtcacatgaaaaagaaaacattgacacacaacaaaaaacaagcaccTCTAAGGTGTTCATAACAATGGACTGAAACAGACTATGAAGTGTTTTCCCACCATGCAACACACTTTCAAAAGAATCCATATTTGCAAGTTAGACACCAAATATGGAATAAGATGCTGATAAATTGGTGAAACTCCAAATGACTTCTAATTCTAAAAACCTATAGGAgccaacaaaaaaatgaatattcatGACAAATTCCAAAAAGAACTGAAGTAACATATTTCTTGTAGAAGgtgataaaaatgtatttctaagAGCCATGTAGGAATAATGAGactcaaaagagaaaaattctCCAGCAGTTTTTGACCCCAGGGCACTGTGTGTTCCCTCAACATAAGCTGATTCCCCATGAGGGTCATTTTAAGTCCAAGTTGAAGAACTGCTGATGACATTTCCATGTGTGAATTATTGGCTTATTTTTCAATATGATGAAAAACCCTTCCGAGCTGAGCTTATCACGTCATggttcactgaaaacaaattattgAAATACTATAGCAGTAATATCTGCACATCCACAAAGGCTGCTGTCTTTGACGGTGCCATAGTGACAGCTTAGTCGGTTAGCCTGACAAGTTATCTGATGTGGTCAGTCAGTGCTGTACAATTACTAAAAATTGCTTAAATTATCAATTAACAAAATACTTGCCAGTGTATGCACATACTCTGCTGGTTAGTAGCAGAGACATGACGATAGCAAAAAAAACTTGGATTGCCTGCAACCTTAAACTTTAAATCTGTTgtatttttagaaatgaaaacatgcagtgaaagTTCATGCAACTCTAATGCTCACACTGCGAGCGTGATTCATTGTCGGCTATAGCAGTTGATTATTTTAAGTGTGGCTCCATCTTGGGCctcattgttgttttgtttccaagTAATGATGAAACTGTGTGAATGTTACTGTGACACTTTAACCCTTAAATCTGCAGTAACTCATTGTTATTGCCACATGGTAGGAACTTGCCATAAAACAGTTGTTTATCTATAAAACGAGCAGTTTCAGGGAAATATTGGCTGTTAGACATTGGAGATTCTGGCCTCCTGTATTCTATTTTTGGCCTTTCCCAACTTCTGGAGGAAACATCTGACTCTTGAGCTGCTAAATTCTTGACTGTGCTTGAAACAAGAGTGGCAAGAGTCAgcaaaaacagtaaagttgtggactgaacatgaacacctgaacaaTGGCAGATTTGGTGATAATTCTCCTGATGCTGATCATTGCTATGAGTCACCCGTTAGTCACCTTCTATTCACATTATCACATGATacattgtttttctgaatgtctATTATAACTACTTTAGGTTTAGAtatatagagggtgcaaagcatgcaaggataagggaaggatgagcattcaaaaagaataaatacacaggaaacgagtacctgcagctgtacacagtacagaaaagaaaaatactattcacactagaatctctcaagttatgattagtgtaTGTAGGTACTGATTAGTAGTGTTGCATGAataaggattattgcacaattattgctgcacatgtattattgcaggtctggtgtgaccatttgtccccattattgcacatgatttgttgtccagttaacacattcaacagcttaaatgtccagtctatcagctgtgcttgttgtggagtctgacagcagtgggcaggaaggagcggcggtacctttccgggtgtagcagtctgtcactgaaggagctgcccagtgctgtcagaatGTCTTGCATGGGGTGGGTTTTTTGTGATTCTAATTAGATACAATGGGTGAGACActgcggcacggtggtgcagtggttagcactgtcgcctcatacctcgaatcccggtctgggcccttctatgtggagttcacatgttctctctgtgcctgtgttggccctgtgattgactggcgaccactccagggtgtaccccgcctctcgcccgtagtcagctgggataggctccagctctcccgcgaccctgacggataagcggtatagaaaatggatggatggatggatgggtgagACACTCTTCAttaatttttcattgtgttttactgCCTTCTTAAAGCATATTTCATAGCACTGACAGATCTTTGGTGCATCAGTGCGAAGTTCTTGTTGAATTGTATTTCCTCATAGACAGTGATTGCACCTATGTCAgaaggtgtttttttctttctttctttctttttttttttttgctgtccaTTTTTTGCCTTCATACTTCTACTGCCTTCCTACTGGGTTCTTCGAACTCTGGCGACAGTGACCGCAAGAGAGCTAAAAAGCATGGGTGAGAATGGGTCAGGACAGaataatgcagtgttttttgcTCCTGTCAGAGTTTCAGAGCCCACAGGTGCATGTCCCTGTTCGCTGTGCTGCCCGACAGAAACGATACTGACAAGAGACCAGACAGcaaggagagcagagagcacacacaTCAGaacagccatccatccattcggACGTGATTATATTGAATGCAACCTCTAAATGGTCAGTATGATTGTTATTCAAAGGtcagacacacaacaacaatCGATACAAAAGAAATGGATATAAAGGTTATTCTGTTATGTAATACAATATTAGAATTACATGTGAAGATTGATATCACTCTCATGtttgtatgctaaatatgaaactTTAGCCAGCCGTAGCATAACAGTGTCCACCTATCAGCACATCCTGCTCATTAATTagaatatatttcattttgcatggggaaaaaaaaaacacaacctgaaGTGTGACAATTTACTGCATGACAGCAAGCATGGTTATCTTAAAGCCCAAACTGAGTTATTTTCTCAGACCTCTCATTGAGGGAATGTAATGTGAGAGAGGATATTACACacctgttttcacaggctgagtagGACCCCTCATGAGTCCCTTTTGAATGATATTTTATCTCAAATGTCGTATTTTTTGATGCATCTAAATCATAGCAAGAGTGGTAACGCGAGTAAGAAAAGATCCACTTGCATATTAACACACACCAGTGGCCTTATATAATTTGGTTGTCTGTCACTGTAATTTCCAGTAGAGAGtcagaaagtgaggaaggaggaaagTTTTTGAACGTAACTAAACTTAAAACATTACCTTGTTTATGAAAATTTCTGCATGAGTCACCAGCAACTGGGGTTGTTTaataatgaagacaacaactcccatgatgcTACACTACTTAATCACGTTATTGAGAGATCCCTAGCACCACAAAttaaatactgtgtgtttaatcgtaattttaaagaatattttatgGATATCTTCCACTAGGCGGGGCTATTTTATATTGAAGAAATGCATTTCATACTTATACAAGTCCAGCTGTAATGAGGATCTGTTGTTGATAGTTTAATGTGTGCTGGAGTGTCACAGCCTGGCTCAATGAGTGTTGCTTttgcttcttctgctgttgtcaCTGTCTTTGGCAATagttccctctctgtgtgtttgatgggTAGTCATCAGTGAAAATAATGAGAGCACTGTACCAGCCAATTTGGTTTAGCAAAGTGACACCGGTTAATCTCTGTACGTTCAAACAGCAATTGTATATACATCTCCTCCGTTTTGTGATGCATAATCACATTGGGAGTATGCTCATACTGACATTTTCTCACAAATTTGTGTTGTAAATGtagttttctgctgttttcagtttgtatttcaGAGTTTCTTTTAGCAGAGGCTGCTATTTTACAAATTGAAaatgctgtctctgtctgtgagtATCCCTCAATTGAATCAGACACGCTGCAgtgcacattttctgtcagaagaaagataaagaggGTCAGTTTTAAGCATTAGTGTACTGCTTTGTCACATAAAGTCTTAAATGAAAAGGTTATCATTTATTGAATGTTGTGAGAGTGGCTCAAAGTAATAAAGTCTTGCGATTCCTTCCATCTGTCAGTATAATGGTTAGAGACAACAGAGAAAGTGGTCGCACATTAACTTCAGGCAAATGTTGAATCAAAGCATTTAAGTCTGTGTGTTAGCCTTAAGCTGTTATCGCACAGGGTTCTCAACAGTTTGTGTGCCATTTAATAGCGTTACCCACCACGAAAAGAAACATATTCAGTGAAAACTATATCCTATTTAGTTTTCTGCAGAAAAGCTAAATGCTTATATTTTTGGGTAAACTTTTGTGGCTATTCTGGTATCAGCACTAAACATCCTTTATAGTCGAATCATACAACCACAGCTATCCGCCCCACCCGTCAAACCCTGTGTGAGATTGGAGCGTTAGTGTGaatgatttgtatttattgCTGTTGCTGGTAGTGGCTGtcgcttttctctctccctctctgtctgtgagaTGTTATCTCAGCTTTTTCCCCTTGTGTGTGATTAAACCTGAAAAGAGGTGAAACCAGGTGATGTTTAATATCCATCAGGTTTCTTGAAGGTCATTAGCCAAACATGTAGAGATAAGGTGCtatttctcatttcattcagggcaaacatttcatctttttccaGCCACAGAAGCCAGTAGAGTTTTGTGGGATCACTACTAACTGCCTAAATACCCAAAGGTGTCCTTTGGGTacaagtgttttgtttaaaccaCATTTTCAGTAATCCTGAACATTCAGAATGAATTTATGTCAGCATTAGTAAAATCCACAAATTAAAGGTACCAAACTCTCTTGGATGAATGCTGAGGTCGCTGCCTCAATTACTTTGCCAATTTTACGCTTCCTGTCACAGCTTCACGCCTGGCCAGTGTCACTGCTGGGCATTTTATCAAGTGCGTTTTGTACAGAAACTTCTGAGCAATTTCTCAGTTATATATTAATTGTTTTGTAAGCTTGTTGtgcttttaatcatttttgtcAATTCACTTTCAAACCACTATCTGTTTCTGAATAGGCTAATAACTTACCATATATGACAGAGTTGAAAGTAGCAATATGACATATCAGGACACAGTAGAAAAGACCAGAAGCAACTTGCAGCAGCTGTTCTTAAGTTCAGACTTCGCCTAGTAACGTATTGCACCCTGAAAAGGGGAAGTAACAATcttatgcatttttttctttcctttttctttcctttttctttctttttcttttaactttctAGTCTAGCTTTATTCTTAtaatttactttcttttaaagGTAAGTAAACAGGCAAGTATATTGTCATTTCTCACTTGATCTTACACATGTAAAATCAAATGTGACAGGAATTGACAAAAATGGGCTATTTAGCAAACATATGTTTAATCTATCAAACTAAAACTTGTAttggaaataaaacaacattgtgTCAAACATTTGTAGCCTTTAGTCTTTtgaatttttgtgtttgttattcagTACAGAGAGCCTTCtttggaaacaaacacagaaacgcAGTTAATCAGAAACATTAGCAACTTCATACACTCGATGTGTGTTTAACTGAGCTAAACAGCGTCAAAATCCCCACAATGGCCGCTCCGTGTCAGCCACTGAGGGAACAGAGTTTAGCTAGCTACcaattaacaattaaaaatctAAAGCATGTTTCCAAAATACTCAAAattcagacaggaaaaaagGGGAAATATCAGTAAAAATGCTTGGCACGATGCTTCTGTGGCATCGTCACTGaaaattcaaggattcaaggattcttTATTGTACAGCTCCCTTTTCTGAATCTCTGCAGGCTTGACTAATAATCAATCATAAGTCTCATCTGTCAAAAGTAGATCATAGCAGATCATAACTTCTCAGGCAGGCAGGTATTCTTacacttttttatgtttgtgacTCTGgtaacattattttaaatgttctaACCTCTTTCAAAGGACTTCATTTTGAAAGGACTTTTTAAAGTTACCTATTTataaatgaatttgttttttggctttggcttttcccacttaattttctttttcaatgcCTATGAATAAATTATCAGCTTCCcaacaaaattattttagaaTGTGTTTTCTCAATGGAGACTTACAATTGCTAAAGTAGGGTTGGACCTTGCAAACTAGCACTCACATAGAGATTAGttatattaaatattcacaCCCAGTAACTGCTAGGTCTAAGAGCAGGCTACAGAGCCATTTGAAATGATGACACAATTACACTGAAGAGTGAAAATGTCAATGGAGCAAGCTTGACTCATCTGACCTCCACATCTGGACCCAAATTCCATAATGATGTACTGAACTGGGAAAAAAGAACATGATATACCTTAAATTACAAAATGCTAACACATTACCTTCACGTTTAATTCTTAGCATGAGAATTTCTATATAATTTTAATTGCCTTAGTGTAGTCCTCTATTTCATATGCGTTCCAAACTGCATTAATACCTGCAACAGTAAAACACTGTTACAGACTATCTCTCCTCAGTATTAGTATTAAAGTCATACTTACTTTTATAAAGGATTCACTGTTATTTTTGGATGttgtattaattaattaaaattgcTCAAATTCTCTGTTGAATAACTCAGAGGGGTCATTGTGACCCTTTGACATAAGAGGAGGTTGAGGCTGTCAGGATCTTGGGGTGACTCAGTTTCTTGAGATGTGCTTGTGGGAAACTGGTTCTTGTTGGATTTTGATGTTTAGATAAGAAGACATGAAAGCTAAGAAGAGCTATACAAGTCTATCGAGGTTACTGGAAGGGATGTTCACAAGCATACACCATACTATAAATAAATGCGCTCAGTACAAGTAAACTGAGACAGACCAGATGATTTTCACAGGGTTAATTGGCTTTGATCAGAGGGTGCTAGagatattttcttgtctttggtAGCATCTGACTGAGACCTAAGTCAACCTCCATTTTCCCAGGAGATTACATGAGCCGTGGCATTGGAAGCCAAAATTGCATAGTGAAAGCAAGGTTTATAGGTAATCAACCTAAACATGCTGCTATTATTCTACAGTCATTATGGTGTGCAGTcaaaaagttaaagtaaaaatgtgtctCTTGCCAGTTCAAGCTAATCAAGACATTTGAAGCAGTTTTGGTTTAATTAAAGGTAGTTTGACTATAATGATTGGTATTGATATTGGTAAAGTTAAGTTGTAAGTTCttatatttgtctttctttgccCAACAGCAATAATGAAACTGAGCTTTATAGAATTGACTTCTCAGACATCAGTCAGCCCATTTTTGGTTCTGTTCACATACACAAACCAACAGCATGAAATGACACACGATACACATGCAGCTGGAAGATCTTTATACTACATCTAAATGGACCTTTTAGTTAAGGATGAAAGGAAATCCATCTTGCTGCTGAATGCATGAGTACTCTCAATCAAGCTAATTACATTCAAGACAAATACAGATGAGAGCAAGACACCTGGATTTATTTCCAGCAAGTAATCAAGCAAAACATCTAGcaatacataaaaacatgaaatcatgaGGATGTGTCCGCTTCAGGCCTGTAATTCACCATCTGTCCTTGTCTGGTGAAAACGGACACCCTGCGATTCTTGTGGAGATTTGTTTTCAATCAATAACTCAGGATAGCATGATTTTGAGCgaagaaaatgtgaaagcacATATCTTGCTAAGCAATAAGAGCACATTTCCCTTAACACAGATACACGGACGACAAACAACTCTCTCTTTGCTGGGGTTACTGTGATGGATAATCCATGCTGTTTTAGGCCCATTACCTCAACTGATGCCTTTCTATTTCCATGACAACGAGTTACTGTATCTCTGTACAAATCGGTCTGGGCTCTAAGCTAATGGGTTATTATTATATGACTGACGATGTTGAATCATTTTCTCTGCCTTGGGCTGATCTCCCTTGATTCTGCCAGCACCCCCCATCACTACCCCTCACCCTCCCACTGCCCAACCCTGCAGTCACAAACACTATCAGGAGCTCTGAGTCAGGACGGATTGGATCCAGTCCTCCCGGATCCATTATCAGAGGCGATTTGATTTCTGTGGTCTTAACTGCATCATGGTATTACAACATCAAATCTGATCATGATTTAACGGAATTGCTATGGCTCGATAAACTGTCATGTGACGAATTATGAGTCCCACAAATCTcactgaagaaatgaaacactggTTGTCAAACTGTACTGAAACTGTAACCTACTTAACATACATAATTCAAGGGGGAAAAGATGAAATAGTTCATTGTAGTGCTTAGATCAAAGTAACTGGACTTCAAcaacaaatgaaaggaaaagaaaaaaataggagAATAAAGCAGGACAATGGTGAAATGCCTTTGGAGTTGCAATGTAAAGTAATCCTGCCTCTCACAGTCTCTAATAAAACATCTGAGACGCGAGACACTGAGCAAGACACACTGAACAGAGCTCAAACAAGAAagtgtgaaatataaaatgtaaaagt
This sequence is a window from Scatophagus argus isolate fScaArg1 chromosome 9, fScaArg1.pri, whole genome shotgun sequence. Protein-coding genes within it:
- the LOC124065272 gene encoding galanin receptor type 1-like, whose product is MNLSEPVWLLEEPWNLSNAEEEDQKLLFGIGTDNFITLLVFGLIFTLGVLGNSMVITVLARSKPGKPRSTTNIFILNLSIADLSYLLFCIPFQSTIYMMPTWVLGAFICKFIHYFFTVSMLVSIFTLSAMSVDRYIAIVHSRKSSSIRVAKHALIGVVVIWILSLAMAAPIMYYQNIFHRGENHTFCWEVWPDQNQKKIYVVCTFIFGYVLPLLLITFCYAKVLNHLHKKLRNMSKKSEASKKKTAQTVLVVVVVFCLSWLPHHVVHLWVEFGTFPLNQASFVLRVAAHCLAYSNSSVNPVIYAFLSENFRKAYKQVFKCQIGTSDSPLNDIKEIRSKADTPPSTNCTNV